In Daucus carota subsp. sativus chromosome 4, DH1 v3.0, whole genome shotgun sequence, one DNA window encodes the following:
- the LOC135152031 gene encoding uncharacterized protein LOC135152031 isoform X2 — protein sequence MENENRNRESMMPLEKREMPTTKNKKRMLATPKYPTPPPSPRNKKRTRKNMEQSSQTSSPSLSESSEYREKKKKTRKKAKLDKRLKKLNKKIRKLTFAVEKLTHVFSLSKFEMFN from the exons ATGGAGAACGAAAATCGAAACAGAGAGTCGATGATGCCATT ggagaagagagagatgccgaccaccaaaaacaagaaaagaatGCTGGCGAC GCCGAAGTATCCAACACCGCCTCCGTCGCCTCGGAACAAAAAACGAACGAG GAAAAACATGGAACAATCATCACAGACATCAAGCCCAAGTCTATCTGAAAGTTCCGAGTACAgggagaagaaaaagaaaacaaggaAAAAGGCAAAGCTGGACAAAAGGCTgaaaaaattaaacaagaaaaTCCGTAAGCTGACTTTTGCAGTGGAAAAACTAACCCATGTTTTCAGTTTGAGTAAATTTGAAATGTTCAACTAA
- the LOC135152031 gene encoding uncharacterized protein LOC135152031 isoform X1 gives MENENRNRESMMPLEKREMPTTKNKKRMLATPKYPTPPPSPRNKKRTRFVKNMEQSSQTSSPSLSESSEYREKKKKTRKKAKLDKRLKKLNKKIRKLTFAVEKLTHVFSLSKFEMFN, from the exons ATGGAGAACGAAAATCGAAACAGAGAGTCGATGATGCCATT ggagaagagagagatgccgaccaccaaaaacaagaaaagaatGCTGGCGAC GCCGAAGTATCCAACACCGCCTCCGTCGCCTCGGAACAAAAAACGAACGAGGTTCGT GAAAAACATGGAACAATCATCACAGACATCAAGCCCAAGTCTATCTGAAAGTTCCGAGTACAgggagaagaaaaagaaaacaaggaAAAAGGCAAAGCTGGACAAAAGGCTgaaaaaattaaacaagaaaaTCCGTAAGCTGACTTTTGCAGTGGAAAAACTAACCCATGTTTTCAGTTTGAGTAAATTTGAAATGTTCAACTAA